The following are encoded in a window of Rubellicoccus peritrichatus genomic DNA:
- a CDS encoding tail fiber domain-containing protein, translating into MYKLGILVFGITCFLCNLLNANPLGVIAYQGRVDEDGTLPTGIKKFKFAISNSLGSTTYWSQDGTSTAGSEPTGSVDLYVDQGLFTILLGETSVSGQTESLITAAPYASSDILFLRVWYSSDGTTFERLAPDVRITGSMYALRALTADRLGDSATVDAAQITLGDSGLALGTGTSASGQAAIAIGEKNDASGDLSAAFGLGTDSSYLQLVAGRYNEPLGDAVSWVEADPLFVLGNGADDANRNNALVVAKNGDTAIDGDLRLSGALRHWGDRNVEIGREAYEDREFIINISGDGGSVFRIEGPAVLFSSVSIEQTFTSPYEGYLTQIDFPRALAVYRFASHSLNIFELQPNGDPFLPAIYDSNPHTDTGSIDGLDLSSNPPALKAGTKYKIVFTSSVNPSFIAEPFIEIWQYDSDVYAEGESGGNPDSDYDFEMDIRIHRSPNRGLVVDQTTGHVAIGGLPGSPSEMLHVNGNILAEGTVTTSSDLNLKSEIAPLGNVLEDVMQLTPSSYQLKHHDSERRRFGFIAQDVAEYFPDTVFDGGQHLSLAYDDFGVLAIKAIQEQQLMIDSLQETIAKDEAQIKALQEQNTLLIERLEALEVEVGVTPQ; encoded by the coding sequence ATGTATAAGTTGGGCATATTGGTATTCGGAATCACTTGTTTTCTCTGTAATCTGTTAAACGCTAACCCACTAGGAGTCATCGCCTACCAAGGCAGAGTTGACGAAGACGGAACGCTGCCGACCGGAATAAAGAAATTTAAGTTTGCGATAAGCAATTCCCTTGGGAGCACGACTTATTGGAGTCAAGATGGCACCTCGACTGCGGGCTCAGAGCCGACGGGATCAGTCGACTTATATGTGGATCAGGGGCTTTTCACGATATTGCTCGGGGAAACCTCCGTCAGTGGCCAGACCGAAAGCTTGATCACTGCGGCCCCCTATGCGAGTTCCGACATTCTCTTCCTGCGCGTCTGGTATTCCTCCGATGGAACGACTTTCGAGAGGTTGGCGCCAGACGTGCGTATTACCGGTAGTATGTATGCGCTACGGGCATTGACTGCTGATAGATTGGGAGACTCAGCCACTGTTGACGCGGCCCAAATTACTCTGGGCGATAGCGGACTGGCTTTAGGAACGGGAACCTCCGCAAGCGGCCAGGCAGCAATTGCTATTGGTGAAAAAAACGATGCGAGTGGCGACCTCTCGGCAGCTTTCGGGCTGGGAACGGACAGCTCCTATCTTCAACTGGTAGCCGGTCGCTATAATGAGCCGCTCGGAGACGCGGTATCATGGGTCGAAGCGGATCCGCTCTTTGTCCTTGGCAACGGAGCCGACGACGCAAACCGGAACAACGCCCTGGTTGTTGCCAAAAATGGAGATACCGCCATTGATGGAGATCTTCGTTTGAGCGGTGCGCTGAGACATTGGGGAGATCGAAATGTTGAGATCGGACGTGAGGCTTATGAAGACCGCGAGTTCATAATCAATATTAGCGGTGATGGTGGTTCTGTCTTCAGGATTGAAGGACCTGCAGTGCTTTTTTCGAGTGTATCAATTGAGCAAACCTTCACGTCGCCCTACGAAGGTTATCTTACCCAGATTGACTTTCCGCGCGCTCTTGCAGTGTATCGATTTGCATCTCATTCGCTGAACATCTTTGAGTTACAGCCCAATGGAGATCCGTTCTTGCCTGCGATCTACGATTCGAATCCCCATACTGATACTGGTAGTATTGATGGATTAGACTTAAGTTCCAACCCGCCAGCACTTAAAGCGGGAACGAAGTATAAAATCGTATTCACGTCTTCAGTAAATCCTAGCTTTATTGCAGAACCGTTTATTGAAATCTGGCAGTATGATAGTGATGTCTACGCTGAAGGTGAGTCCGGCGGCAATCCCGACAGCGATTACGATTTCGAGATGGATATTCGTATTCATCGTAGTCCGAATCGAGGTTTGGTTGTGGACCAGACGACTGGTCACGTTGCGATCGGCGGTTTGCCTGGGAGTCCAAGCGAAATGCTTCACGTCAATGGAAATATACTTGCCGAAGGAACAGTCACCACTAGTTCCGACTTGAATTTAAAATCGGAAATCGCACCGCTAGGAAATGTGTTGGAGGATGTCATGCAATTGACCCCGAGCAGCTATCAGTTGAAGCATCATGATTCTGAGCGCCGTCGCTTTGGATTCATTGCTCAGGACGTTGCTGAGTATTTTCCGGACACGGTTTTCGACGGTGGTCAGCACTTGTCCTTAGCCTACGACGACTTTGGTGTGCTGGCAATCAAGGCAATCCAAGAGCAGCAGCTCATGATTGATTCACTTCAGGAAACCATCGCCAAAGACGAGGCACAAATCAAAGCTCTCCAAGAACAGAATACGCTTCTGATTGAGCGCTTAGAGGCTCTGGAAGTCGAAGTTGGTGTAACGCCTCAGTAG
- a CDS encoding response regulator, translating to MRKLLVIDDQPEFFEMLKILFDETEWELHYATDPLAGITRYAYGDIDIVLSDLHMPDGSGIECLSALRRHDPLLTAILVTADNKDSIAIEALRAGAFDLIKKPFGATEIEDKLSSAYAERQRRVGLTKAKVAKAESESLESSPKIGEQDQIREQINLLEEREAFVRESEETIIQRMQDLMTKEAELEQLREDLMSLRSTG from the coding sequence ATGCGCAAACTTCTAGTCATTGATGATCAACCAGAGTTCTTTGAAATGTTAAAAATTCTCTTCGATGAAACTGAATGGGAACTGCATTACGCAACCGATCCGCTAGCCGGAATTACCCGCTACGCATATGGTGATATTGATATTGTACTGAGCGATCTGCATATGCCGGATGGATCGGGGATCGAATGCCTGAGCGCATTGCGACGACATGACCCATTATTGACCGCTATTTTGGTAACGGCCGATAATAAAGACAGTATTGCGATCGAAGCACTCCGGGCAGGCGCTTTCGATTTGATCAAGAAACCATTTGGTGCAACGGAAATCGAAGATAAACTGTCTAGTGCATACGCTGAACGTCAGCGTCGCGTTGGATTGACAAAGGCCAAGGTGGCCAAAGCTGAATCTGAGAGTCTCGAGTCATCGCCAAAAATTGGAGAGCAGGATCAGATTCGAGAACAAATTAATTTACTCGAGGAGCGTGAAGCATTTGTCCGCGAAAGTGAAGAGACTATCATTCAACGCATGCAGGACCTAATGACCAAAGAAGCCGAATTGGAACAGCTCCGTGAAGATTTGATGAGTCTGCGCTCAACTGGATGA
- a CDS encoding sulfite reductase subunit alpha, with translation MLAHNPPSTSVPFIPDNAPFSEEQRAWLNGFLAGLYSTSGTSAPVEEKPATPLSILFGSQTGNAESLAKKTAKEANAKGFVAEVFDMEDYPQDRLKSDKNLLIITSTYGEGEPPDNAEALHSLLLSDEAPRLEGARFSVLGLGDSNYPDFNKCAKEFDKRLEELGAERVTEAVHCDTDFDDDYASWLEASLGSLSTGDNSGTSTAPATTTSTPSETTETNDGPIYGRKNPFPATLKSNFNLNKEGSAKETRHVEIVLEGSDLEYEAGDALAVKPHNCSTLVDEILEATGFSGEEKVTGSDDSEVTLKEALTSHYDICALNKLFLANYASFADHPTLNEMLANGNGHIDGYLTGRHIIDPLSDFPAKFPSAEDLVGMLKKLAPRLYSISSSPKAHPGEVHLTVGAVRYETHGRARKGVCSTFLADLSEGDTVSVYVQPNKHFRPPADSALPMIMVGPGTGIAPFRAFLEERNASGASGKNWLFFGDQKSEFDFLYADQLAALENESVLHRLDTAFSRDTDQKVYVQDRMRENAEELFQWLEEGGHFYVCGDASRMAKDVDRALHEIVETVGKKSSEEAVAYIDQLKSDKRYLRDVY, from the coding sequence ATGTTAGCGCATAACCCACCTAGTACATCCGTTCCGTTCATACCGGACAACGCTCCCTTCAGTGAAGAGCAGCGAGCCTGGCTCAATGGTTTTCTTGCCGGGCTTTATTCAACATCAGGTACCTCGGCTCCAGTAGAAGAAAAGCCAGCAACGCCTCTTTCGATACTTTTCGGCTCACAGACTGGCAACGCCGAGAGCCTGGCCAAGAAGACTGCCAAAGAAGCCAACGCCAAAGGTTTTGTCGCCGAGGTTTTCGACATGGAGGATTATCCGCAAGATCGGCTAAAATCAGACAAAAACCTTTTGATCATCACTTCAACCTACGGCGAGGGTGAGCCGCCCGACAACGCCGAGGCCTTGCATAGCCTACTCTTGAGTGATGAAGCACCGCGTCTTGAAGGAGCACGTTTCAGCGTACTAGGTTTGGGTGATAGCAATTATCCTGACTTCAACAAGTGTGCCAAGGAATTCGATAAGCGCCTCGAAGAACTCGGAGCCGAGCGTGTGACGGAAGCGGTCCACTGCGATACTGATTTTGATGATGACTATGCGTCCTGGCTGGAAGCCAGCCTGGGAAGTTTATCGACTGGTGATAACAGTGGCACATCAACAGCTCCAGCGACAACAACATCAACGCCCAGTGAAACTACCGAAACTAACGATGGCCCAATCTATGGACGGAAAAACCCTTTTCCAGCTACACTCAAGAGTAACTTCAATCTGAACAAGGAAGGCTCGGCCAAGGAAACGCGTCACGTTGAAATCGTGCTGGAAGGTTCCGATCTGGAGTACGAAGCTGGTGATGCACTTGCGGTCAAACCACACAATTGCTCCACTCTGGTTGACGAGATTCTTGAGGCTACAGGTTTCAGCGGCGAAGAAAAAGTCACAGGCAGCGATGACAGTGAGGTAACGCTAAAAGAAGCCCTGACCTCTCATTACGACATCTGTGCCTTGAACAAACTTTTCCTCGCCAATTATGCGTCGTTTGCAGACCACCCTACCCTAAACGAAATGCTGGCAAACGGCAACGGACACATTGATGGCTATTTGACCGGCCGGCACATTATTGATCCGTTGAGCGATTTCCCGGCCAAATTCCCTTCAGCCGAAGACCTTGTTGGCATGCTGAAGAAACTCGCACCACGCCTTTATTCCATTTCATCAAGCCCGAAAGCGCATCCAGGTGAAGTTCACTTGACAGTTGGAGCTGTCCGCTATGAGACCCACGGCCGCGCTCGTAAAGGAGTCTGCTCTACTTTCTTGGCCGATCTCAGCGAAGGCGATACTGTCAGTGTTTATGTGCAGCCCAATAAGCATTTCCGTCCACCGGCAGACTCTGCCTTACCAATGATCATGGTGGGGCCAGGCACAGGCATTGCGCCCTTCCGCGCTTTCCTTGAGGAACGTAATGCCAGCGGGGCAAGCGGCAAGAACTGGCTTTTCTTTGGTGATCAAAAAAGTGAATTCGATTTCCTTTACGCAGATCAACTGGCAGCTCTTGAAAACGAATCCGTCCTTCATCGACTGGATACTGCCTTCTCCCGGGACACCGATCAGAAGGTATATGTCCAGGATCGCATGCGCGAAAACGCAGAAGAGCTTTTTCAATGGCTCGAAGAAGGCGGACACTTCTATGTCTGTGGCGATGCTTCCCGTATGGCTAAAGACGTCGACCGCGCGCTCCACGAAATCGTTGAAACTGTGGGCAAGAAAAGCTCAGAGGAAGCAGTCGCTTACATCGATCAGCTCAAGTCAGATAAGCGCTATCTGAGGGATGTCTATTAA
- a CDS encoding NirA family protein, giving the protein MTQNFNEPQKQYLQGFFAGVNQRGGAPFVGQTSNGQLTNTPDESTTGNQAEETVHGVLIEDLCKEEKIKYDHHGLDIWDTMLDNAAKNKFPEGGDVFRYKFNGLFYVTPAQESMMLRCRIPGCVLRSHQFDGLADIAEDWGGGYSHVTTRGNLQVREIMPKDSVDVLVKLRELGLTSQGSGADNVRNITASPTSGFDPDEVIDVLPLAKAMHHYILNNRDLYDLPRKFNIAFDNGGSVSVCADTNDIAFYAVEVGEGQSVDPGVYFRVQLCGITGHKQFAKDCGLLLKPDECVAVAGAMLRSFLKNGDRTNRKKARLKYLVDKWGVEKYLEETAKELAFELRYFPLENCEPRRPIRRHGYIGVHPQKEKGLNFVGVVVPVGHLSVEQMRGVSRLSEKYGRGEIRLTVWQNLIIPHVADDQLKALKAELHELGLNTEHHNITNGLVACTGNAGCKFAATGTKAQAIQVGDYLKEKIELDQPINIHLTGCHHSCAQHYIGDIGLMGTKVKVGDESVEGYNIVLGGGVDNEQGIAAEILNGVPFSEVPFTLEHILKTYLDERQSDESFINYTRRHSVEELKNQFSHVSA; this is encoded by the coding sequence ATGACTCAGAACTTTAACGAACCACAGAAGCAGTATCTTCAAGGATTCTTTGCCGGGGTGAATCAACGAGGAGGTGCTCCCTTTGTCGGCCAAACTTCGAATGGTCAATTGACCAACACACCAGACGAATCCACAACCGGCAATCAAGCGGAAGAGACAGTCCACGGAGTATTGATCGAAGACCTTTGCAAAGAGGAAAAAATCAAGTATGATCATCACGGTCTCGATATTTGGGACACGATGCTGGACAATGCAGCAAAGAACAAATTTCCCGAAGGCGGCGATGTATTCCGCTACAAATTCAATGGCCTCTTCTACGTGACACCTGCTCAGGAATCGATGATGCTTCGTTGTCGTATTCCCGGTTGTGTCCTCCGGTCACATCAATTCGACGGTCTCGCTGATATCGCAGAAGACTGGGGAGGGGGATACTCACATGTAACAACTCGCGGCAATCTACAAGTTCGCGAAATCATGCCCAAGGACAGTGTCGACGTTTTGGTAAAACTGCGCGAGCTCGGGCTGACTTCGCAAGGTTCTGGTGCTGACAATGTTCGCAACATCACTGCCTCGCCAACGAGTGGCTTTGACCCTGATGAAGTCATCGATGTGCTGCCGCTGGCCAAGGCTATGCACCACTACATCCTGAACAATCGCGACCTCTATGACCTGCCCCGTAAGTTTAACATCGCTTTCGACAACGGTGGATCTGTCAGCGTTTGTGCGGACACAAACGACATCGCATTTTATGCAGTTGAAGTCGGTGAAGGGCAGTCTGTCGATCCAGGTGTTTATTTTCGTGTGCAGCTCTGCGGCATCACTGGCCACAAGCAGTTCGCCAAGGATTGCGGTTTATTACTCAAGCCTGACGAATGCGTTGCTGTCGCTGGTGCCATGTTGCGTTCTTTTCTAAAAAACGGAGATCGAACCAACCGTAAAAAAGCTCGTCTAAAGTACCTTGTCGATAAGTGGGGTGTGGAAAAGTACTTGGAGGAAACTGCCAAGGAGCTTGCCTTTGAACTGCGGTATTTTCCACTGGAGAACTGTGAACCACGTCGGCCAATTCGTCGCCACGGTTACATTGGTGTTCACCCACAAAAGGAGAAAGGCCTCAACTTTGTTGGCGTTGTTGTTCCTGTCGGCCATCTTTCAGTCGAGCAGATGCGTGGTGTTTCACGGCTATCTGAAAAATATGGTCGCGGAGAAATTCGTCTGACGGTCTGGCAAAATCTAATCATCCCTCATGTTGCCGATGATCAACTGAAAGCCCTCAAGGCTGAACTGCACGAGCTTGGCCTCAATACTGAACATCACAATATCACGAATGGTCTTGTCGCTTGCACCGGAAATGCTGGTTGCAAGTTTGCCGCTACTGGAACCAAGGCACAGGCCATTCAGGTCGGCGATTACCTGAAGGAAAAAATCGAACTCGACCAGCCGATCAACATTCATCTGACCGGATGCCATCATTCTTGCGCACAGCACTACATTGGTGACATCGGACTTATGGGAACCAAAGTCAAGGTTGGCGACGAATCTGTCGAAGGCTACAACATAGTCCTTGGCGGTGGTGTTGATAACGAACAAGGAATTGCTGCAGAAATACTAAACGGCGTTCCCTTTAGTGAAGTGCCTTTCACCCTCGAACACATTTTGAAAACATACCTCGACGAACGTCAGTCAGATGAGTCTTTCATCAACTACACAAGACGCCACTCCGTAGAAGAACTTAAAAATCAATTCAGTCATGTTAGCGCATAA
- a CDS encoding nitrate reductase, translating to MKTRFEPRPSESTPLRAWTGPLTKELLQRPAEFGLGNLPTTRQPDAVTEAICGYCATGCSLKLHLKNGEAINLSADSEYPVNIGMACPKGWEALSPLEADDRATRPLIRNSSGELSPASWDEALKYFVRTFKDIGEQYGTDSLAWLSTGQIPSEEMAYLGALCKFGIGMIHGDGNTRQCMATSVAAYKESFGFDAPPYTYADFEESDVIILTGSNLCITHPIMWQRVMRNKRNPKIIVIDPRRTETAMAATQHLPLQPKSDLVLFYGIARLLIEHNWVDQAYVDANVKGYQALKQFLLEGPYDLPTVARCSGLEETDLFDLARTIGSGRRVSLWWTMGVNQSYEGTRVAQSIINIALLTGNIGKPGTGANSITGQCNAMGSRLFSNSTNLLGGHLFTNETHRIKVANTLGIPVDVIPDQNSWAYDQIIDGIEAGKIKALWVVATNGAHSWIHQNRFRKIRKKLDCLVVQDMYHTTETAEIADLVLPAAGWGEKEGTFINSERRIGRIRKVRRAPGEALADFHIFQLIAHYWGCGDLFKEWKTPEDVFKILTRLSKGQPCDISGIENYAMIEKAGGIQWPLRDIKDYARERRLFEDGKFHHADQRARLVFEAPRTMPEAPDNEYPFMLLTGRGTSSQWHTQTRTGKSAVLKKLYPQGVYLELNPSDAEKLKVKADDTVTIESRRGRITAKAYLTGSVSPGQVFLPMHYAMVNQLTHNSVDSYSRQPSYKACAVNVFSAKQNIP from the coding sequence ATGAAAACTCGTTTTGAACCACGCCCCAGCGAAAGCACGCCACTTCGTGCCTGGACCGGCCCGTTGACAAAAGAGTTGCTTCAGCGGCCCGCAGAATTCGGGCTCGGTAATCTTCCAACAACACGTCAACCCGATGCTGTCACAGAGGCCATTTGTGGTTACTGCGCCACTGGATGCTCCCTGAAGCTTCACCTGAAAAATGGTGAAGCAATCAATCTGTCGGCTGATTCAGAATACCCGGTCAATATAGGAATGGCTTGCCCTAAGGGATGGGAAGCACTCTCTCCCCTCGAAGCTGATGACCGCGCGACACGGCCATTGATTCGAAACAGCAGTGGCGAACTTTCACCAGCCAGTTGGGATGAGGCGTTGAAGTATTTTGTCCGAACTTTTAAGGATATTGGCGAGCAATACGGAACAGACTCACTTGCATGGTTGAGCACGGGGCAAATCCCAAGCGAAGAAATGGCTTACCTGGGCGCACTTTGCAAATTCGGCATAGGCATGATTCATGGTGACGGTAATACACGCCAATGCATGGCAACTTCTGTTGCTGCTTACAAAGAATCATTCGGCTTCGACGCCCCACCCTATACTTACGCGGACTTTGAAGAATCGGATGTCATTATTCTCACTGGTTCCAATCTTTGCATTACGCATCCAATTATGTGGCAACGCGTCATGCGCAACAAACGTAATCCGAAGATCATCGTAATTGATCCGCGCCGTACAGAAACGGCAATGGCTGCCACACAACACTTACCATTACAACCGAAGTCAGATCTTGTTCTGTTTTACGGAATTGCCCGGCTTCTCATTGAACACAATTGGGTCGATCAAGCTTATGTGGATGCCAATGTCAAAGGCTACCAGGCACTCAAACAATTTCTCCTGGAAGGCCCATACGATCTTCCAACTGTAGCCAGATGCAGTGGTCTGGAAGAAACCGATCTATTTGACCTGGCTCGGACCATTGGTAGCGGCAGACGTGTTTCACTCTGGTGGACGATGGGCGTTAATCAAAGCTACGAAGGCACACGCGTTGCCCAAAGTATCATCAACATCGCTCTGCTAACTGGAAACATCGGTAAGCCCGGCACCGGAGCCAACTCAATCACGGGCCAATGCAATGCGATGGGTTCACGGCTTTTCAGCAATTCAACCAATCTGCTTGGCGGTCACCTTTTTACGAACGAAACCCATCGTATTAAAGTCGCCAACACACTCGGCATACCGGTCGACGTCATTCCTGATCAAAACAGTTGGGCTTACGACCAGATCATTGATGGCATCGAAGCAGGAAAGATCAAGGCTCTCTGGGTTGTCGCAACCAATGGAGCCCATTCCTGGATTCACCAGAATCGTTTTCGCAAAATCAGGAAGAAACTCGACTGCCTTGTTGTTCAGGACATGTATCACACAACTGAGACAGCTGAGATTGCGGATCTCGTTCTACCAGCTGCTGGCTGGGGAGAAAAAGAAGGCACCTTTATTAACAGTGAACGCCGCATCGGTCGTATTCGCAAAGTTCGTCGTGCCCCCGGAGAAGCTCTGGCTGACTTTCATATTTTTCAGTTGATCGCACATTACTGGGGATGTGGCGACCTTTTTAAGGAATGGAAGACACCGGAAGACGTTTTCAAAATCCTCACTCGTTTGAGTAAAGGACAACCTTGCGACATCTCAGGCATCGAAAACTATGCCATGATCGAAAAAGCTGGTGGCATTCAGTGGCCTTTGCGTGACATAAAAGATTATGCACGGGAAAGGCGCTTGTTTGAAGATGGCAAGTTTCATCATGCTGATCAGCGAGCTCGTCTAGTCTTTGAAGCACCACGGACTATGCCAGAAGCACCGGATAATGAGTATCCCTTCATGCTGCTGACTGGACGTGGTACATCATCGCAATGGCATACACAGACGCGGACAGGTAAGTCCGCTGTCCTCAAGAAGCTCTATCCGCAAGGCGTCTATCTCGAGCTCAATCCTAGTGACGCAGAAAAGCTAAAGGTCAAAGCAGATGACACTGTCACCATTGAATCACGTCGTGGCAGAATAACTGCTAAAGCCTATCTCACCGGGTCGGTTTCCCCCGGACAAGTTTTCCTTCCAATGCACTACGCAATGGTCAATCAACTCACGCACAACAGCGTGGATTCATATTCAAGGCAACCTTCCTACAAGGCCTGTGCCGTGAACGTATTTAGCGCAAAACAAAACATACCATGA
- a CDS encoding DmsC/YnfH family molybdoenzyme membrane anchor subunit — translation MMINAGIEVEESPIDRLLREQAALQTPVADFSLQYDELDGESVDSFSKLIPLENPNPGEQFAFEVNLDRCSGCKACVTACHSLNGLDELETWRDIGLIHGQRDQRSYQQTVTTACHHCVEPGCLEGCPVNAYEKDPITGIVLHLDDQCIGCQYCVLKCPYDVPKYNERLGIVRKCDMCHNRLSHGEAPACVQACPTEAIQIVTVNKAETIDTARTKGADAFLPDAPHQDYTVPTTAYISKHEIPVNARAADADILRPQHAHWPLIWMLTLTQISVGFAGAAALVKGISMPLAIASALTGFAGLGASVLHLGRPLQAWRAFVGLTHSWLSREIFAFSGYAGVMLLALGATLLKPEFSQLLWGVTALTGLIAIFTSVMIYYDTHRIFWGLSRTSIRFYGTAFLALGSGLIIGGITLSGVGIVLVSLVAKVINEVSVLKQAKAETSTPDNHSARIQLELERPALTARWTGTLLGTMCLLATPAISPAVGLIGIALISSSEIAERYLFFRAVVAPKMPGGVTA, via the coding sequence ATGATGATCAACGCTGGCATTGAAGTGGAAGAGAGCCCGATAGACCGCCTTTTGCGTGAGCAAGCCGCTCTGCAAACACCTGTCGCTGACTTTTCCCTTCAATACGACGAACTGGATGGAGAATCAGTTGACAGCTTCAGTAAGTTGATCCCACTTGAAAATCCAAATCCTGGAGAGCAATTTGCCTTCGAAGTGAATCTGGATCGCTGCTCAGGTTGCAAGGCTTGCGTTACGGCCTGCCACAGCCTCAACGGTCTGGATGAACTCGAAACCTGGCGTGACATCGGCCTGATCCATGGGCAACGCGATCAACGCTCTTATCAGCAAACAGTTACCACCGCTTGCCATCATTGCGTTGAGCCAGGCTGCCTTGAAGGTTGTCCAGTCAACGCCTATGAGAAGGATCCAATCACAGGAATCGTCCTGCATTTGGACGACCAGTGCATCGGCTGTCAGTATTGCGTGCTCAAGTGCCCTTACGATGTTCCCAAGTATAACGAACGCCTTGGAATTGTTCGTAAATGTGACATGTGCCACAACCGTCTTTCGCATGGAGAAGCCCCAGCCTGTGTCCAAGCCTGTCCCACAGAAGCAATACAAATCGTAACTGTTAATAAGGCAGAAACGATCGATACTGCTCGCACTAAGGGAGCAGATGCATTTCTTCCAGATGCCCCACATCAAGACTATACGGTGCCCACGACAGCTTATATTTCGAAACACGAAATACCAGTCAATGCACGTGCAGCGGATGCTGATATTTTGCGACCGCAACATGCGCACTGGCCATTGATTTGGATGCTAACCCTGACCCAAATATCGGTTGGTTTTGCCGGGGCTGCAGCCTTGGTTAAAGGCATTTCAATGCCACTTGCAATTGCTTCAGCATTAACTGGCTTTGCCGGACTAGGCGCTAGTGTCTTACATTTGGGACGTCCACTTCAAGCCTGGCGTGCATTCGTCGGACTTACTCACTCATGGTTGAGCCGTGAGATTTTTGCTTTCAGCGGATATGCTGGCGTGATGTTGCTCGCCTTAGGGGCGACACTATTAAAGCCCGAATTCTCACAACTGCTCTGGGGCGTTACTGCACTCACCGGACTTATAGCCATTTTCACATCAGTCATGATTTATTACGACACACACCGCATCTTTTGGGGACTATCCCGAACCAGCATCCGCTTCTATGGAACGGCTTTTCTCGCTCTTGGTTCGGGTTTAATCATTGGTGGGATTACCCTCTCTGGAGTCGGTATTGTTTTGGTTAGTTTGGTGGCAAAGGTCATCAATGAAGTGTCTGTCTTGAAACAAGCAAAGGCGGAAACCTCAACACCGGACAATCATTCTGCTCGAATCCAACTGGAGCTGGAGCGACCTGCCCTAACCGCACGCTGGACCGGGACGCTATTAGGAACAATGTGTCTGCTCGCAACACCAGCCATAAGTCCGGCAGTTGGCCTGATTGGTATTGCACTCATCTCCAGTTCTGAAATTGCGGAACGCTATTTATTCTTCCGCGCAGTTGTTGCACCCAAAATGCCAGGAGGTGTGACCGCATGA
- a CDS encoding ABC transporter ATP-binding protein produces MSEEKYVEISNLVKAYPNPFGEPVAVVKDFNLNIRKGEVISIIGHSGCGKSTVLTMLAGLNEITDGGIIVAGKEIDGPGPDRAVVFQSPCLLPWMTSYGNVMMGVKQVYPHATKQQRRVITEYSLSVVGLADSMHKYPRELSGGMQQRVGIARAIALKPKVLLLDEPFGRLDSLTRMELQDVILGIFDREKITTVMITHDPDEAVFMSDRICMMTNGPEARVGEVMTIDFQRPRNREALMETDKFYDYRRRLLQFLDDCEDEKAGKGPIRFNQSASA; encoded by the coding sequence ATGAGTGAAGAAAAATACGTAGAAATTTCAAACCTAGTCAAAGCTTATCCAAATCCATTTGGAGAGCCAGTTGCTGTCGTCAAGGATTTCAATCTTAATATCAGAAAGGGAGAAGTCATTTCCATTATCGGGCACTCCGGTTGCGGTAAGTCGACCGTGCTAACCATGTTGGCAGGGCTGAATGAAATCACTGACGGTGGTATCATTGTTGCCGGTAAAGAAATCGATGGACCAGGACCGGATCGAGCAGTCGTTTTTCAATCCCCTTGTTTACTGCCCTGGATGACTTCCTATGGCAATGTCATGATGGGGGTAAAACAGGTTTATCCACACGCAACGAAACAACAGCGACGCGTCATAACCGAATATTCTTTGAGCGTTGTTGGTTTAGCTGACTCAATGCATAAGTATCCCCGGGAGTTGTCGGGTGGAATGCAACAGCGCGTTGGTATTGCCAGGGCGATTGCCTTGAAACCCAAGGTACTACTGCTTGATGAACCTTTCGGGAGACTCGATTCATTAACGCGAATGGAACTACAAGACGTGATTCTGGGCATCTTTGACCGCGAAAAGATCACGACTGTTATGATCACACATGATCCAGATGAAGCTGTCTTCATGAGCGATCGAATTTGCATGATGACAAATGGCCCAGAGGCAAGAGTTGGCGAAGTAATGACCATTGATTTTCAACGCCCACGTAATCGCGAAGCACTTATGGAAACCGATAAGTTTTACGACTATCGCAGGCGTTTGCTACAATTCCTCGATGATTGTGAAGACGAAAAAGCTGGAAAGGGGCCAATTCGTTTTAATCAGTCTGCTTCAGCTTAG